A part of Thermococcus sp. LS1 genomic DNA contains:
- a CDS encoding HD domain-containing protein, with the protein MYTEEDLLREIRELMEDDELYQMYERAFREHIYYFETTNYIVLNIYQFNDHGPIHVLLTTRRALELLKIIKKFGIETTAEKLGKPFRWSKFIVAFGALFHDVGNMIHRINHYEFSALLTEPIIDKLAREFETDDWLLLKALTLNAIYTHDEHVPCTTIEGSLVTIADGCDMEAGRSRLVHKKDRVDIHAVSALAIEKVEIREGNEEQPILIEIWMKHLAGVFQVDEILTKKVKSSVLSGKVRIRIHVGEEIMEKVI; encoded by the coding sequence ATGTACACCGAAGAGGATCTTTTGAGAGAGATTAGGGAACTAATGGAGGACGACGAACTCTACCAGATGTACGAGAGGGCCTTCAGGGAACACATCTACTACTTCGAGACGACCAACTACATAGTGCTGAATATCTACCAGTTCAACGACCACGGACCGATCCACGTTCTCCTCACAACGAGACGGGCCCTGGAGCTACTGAAAATTATCAAAAAGTTTGGAATTGAGACCACAGCGGAGAAGCTCGGCAAGCCTTTCCGCTGGAGCAAGTTCATCGTTGCTTTTGGAGCGCTCTTCCACGACGTCGGCAACATGATACACAGAATAAACCACTACGAGTTCAGTGCCCTGCTTACGGAGCCAATAATAGACAAGCTCGCCAGGGAGTTTGAAACGGATGATTGGCTTCTCCTCAAAGCGCTCACGCTGAACGCCATCTACACGCACGATGAGCACGTGCCGTGCACAACCATTGAGGGGAGCCTCGTCACCATAGCGGACGGCTGCGATATGGAAGCCGGAAGGAGCAGGCTCGTCCACAAGAAGGACCGCGTTGACATACACGCCGTCTCAGCCCTGGCAATAGAGAAGGTCGAGATAAGGGAAGGAAACGAGGAGCAACCGATACTCATTGAGATATGGATGAAGCACCTCGCAGGAGTCTTCCAGGTAGACGAAATTCTCACCAAGAAGGTCAAGAGCTCAGTACTGAGCGGAAAGGTCAGGAT
- a CDS encoding PIN domain-containing protein, which produces MRREWLVIPDTNFLLVPGQFGVDIISELNRVLDVKFRIVIPNVVLQELDVIERKSRGKDLMAIRMAKKLAERFETVDIGRFGERPIDDQIFDFALNNERVVVCTNDKGLKKRLRARGIPVVYLRSKKILELEGMLE; this is translated from the coding sequence ATGCGCCGCGAATGGCTCGTTATTCCCGACACCAACTTTCTCCTCGTTCCGGGACAGTTCGGCGTCGACATAATATCCGAGCTGAACAGGGTTCTCGATGTGAAGTTCAGGATTGTAATTCCAAACGTTGTCCTTCAGGAACTGGACGTCATCGAAAGAAAGTCCCGCGGGAAAGATCTGATGGCTATCAGAATGGCGAAGAAGCTGGCTGAGAGGTTCGAGACCGTGGATATAGGCCGGTTTGGAGAGAGACCGATAGACGATCAGATTTTTGACTTCGCCCTGAATAACGAGCGCGTTGTGGTCTGCACCAACGATAAGGGGCTGAAAAAGAGGCTCCGCGCGAGGGGCATTCCAGTCGTGTACCTCCGCTCCAAGAAGATTCTGGAGCTTGAAGGAATGCTGGAGTGA
- the eif2g gene encoding translation initiation factor IF-2 subunit gamma, with protein sequence MAKKNEFRQAEVNIGMVGHVDHGKTTLTKALTGIWTDTHSEELRRGITIKIGFADAEIRKCPSCGRYSTSPICPYCSHETEFERRVSFIDAPGHEALMTTMLAGASLMDGAVLVIAANEGVMPQTREHLMALQIVGNKNIVIALNKIELVDREKVIERYQEIKEFVKGTVAENAPIIPISALHGANVDVLLAAIEEFIPTPEHDPNKPPKMLVLRSFDVNKPGTKPEKLVGGVIGGSIVQGKLKVGDEIEIRPGVPYEEHGRIKYEPITTEIVSLQAGGRFVEEAYPGGLVGVGTKLDPYLTKGDLMAGNVVGKPGQLPPVWDELRLEVHLLERVVGTEEELKVEPIKRREVLLLNVGTARTMGLVTGLGKDEIELKLQIPICAEVGDRVAISRQVGSRWRLIGYGFIRE encoded by the coding sequence ATGGCAAAGAAGAATGAGTTTAGACAGGCCGAGGTTAACATCGGAATGGTTGGTCACGTTGATCACGGTAAAACGACACTCACAAAGGCTCTGACCGGAATCTGGACTGACACTCACAGCGAGGAGCTGAGGAGAGGAATCACCATCAAGATAGGCTTCGCCGATGCGGAGATAAGGAAGTGCCCAAGCTGCGGCAGGTACTCGACTTCACCGATATGTCCCTACTGCAGCCATGAAACCGAATTTGAGAGGAGAGTCTCCTTCATCGACGCTCCCGGTCACGAGGCATTGATGACAACAATGCTCGCTGGAGCTTCCCTCATGGACGGCGCCGTTCTCGTCATAGCGGCCAACGAGGGTGTAATGCCCCAGACCAGGGAGCACCTCATGGCCCTCCAGATAGTCGGCAATAAGAACATCGTCATAGCCCTCAACAAGATCGAGCTCGTCGACAGGGAGAAGGTCATCGAGAGGTATCAGGAGATAAAGGAGTTCGTCAAAGGCACCGTCGCTGAGAACGCCCCAATAATTCCGATTTCAGCCCTGCATGGAGCCAACGTTGACGTTCTCTTGGCCGCAATAGAGGAGTTCATCCCAACACCTGAGCATGATCCGAACAAGCCACCCAAGATGCTCGTTCTGAGGAGCTTTGACGTTAACAAGCCCGGAACCAAGCCAGAAAAGCTCGTCGGCGGAGTCATCGGCGGTTCGATAGTCCAGGGTAAGCTCAAGGTCGGCGACGAGATAGAGATCCGCCCGGGCGTTCCCTACGAGGAGCACGGCAGAATCAAGTACGAGCCGATAACCACCGAGATAGTGTCCCTTCAGGCGGGAGGAAGGTTCGTCGAGGAGGCATATCCAGGTGGACTCGTCGGCGTCGGCACCAAGCTAGATCCGTACCTCACCAAGGGCGACCTCATGGCCGGAAACGTCGTAGGAAAACCTGGCCAGCTTCCGCCGGTGTGGGACGAGCTCAGGCTTGAGGTTCACCTCCTCGAGAGGGTTGTGGGAACCGAGGAGGAGCTCAAGGTCGAGCCGATCAAAAGGAGGGAAGTCCTGCTCCTCAACGTTGGAACGGCAAGAACGATGGGTCTCGTCACCGGACTCGGCAAGGACGAGATCGAGCTCAAGCTCCAGATACCCATCTGCGCCGAGGTCGGCGACAGGGTTGCCATCAGCAGACAGGTCGGCAGCAGGTGGCGCCTCATAGGCTACGGCTTCATCAGGGAGTGA
- a CDS encoding preprotein translocase subunit Sec61beta — MAKEKATLPPTGAGLMRFFDEDTRAIKISPRGVIALTLILVALEILLHAFGSQIFG, encoded by the coding sequence ATGGCAAAGGAAAAGGCCACACTTCCCCCGACCGGTGCGGGTCTCATGAGGTTCTTCGACGAGGATACCAGGGCAATAAAGATAAGCCCAAGGGGCGTTATAGCCCTCACGCTGATACTCGTTGCCCTTGAGATACTTCTCCACGCCTTTGGGTCCCAGATCTTTGGCTAA
- a CDS encoding 30S ribosomal protein S6e, whose product MATFKLVISNPKNGIARQVEISGEEAEKLIGKRIGEEISAKELGLNLTEIFGEEIPADAKLKITGGTDKDGFPMRPDVHGPRRVKILVSRGPGFRPKEKGERRKKTVRGNTISPEIVQINMKIVF is encoded by the coding sequence ATGGCGACCTTTAAGCTCGTCATATCGAACCCAAAGAACGGGATAGCCAGGCAGGTTGAGATAAGCGGCGAAGAGGCAGAGAAGCTCATCGGAAAGAGGATTGGAGAGGAGATCTCCGCCAAGGAGCTCGGCCTCAACCTCACCGAGATATTCGGCGAGGAGATTCCGGCCGATGCCAAGCTCAAGATAACCGGCGGAACCGACAAGGACGGCTTCCCCATGAGGCCTGATGTTCACGGTCCGAGGAGGGTCAAGATCCTCGTCTCCAGGGGACCGGGTTTCAGGCCCAAGGAGAAGGGTGAGAGGAGGAAGAAGACTGTCAGGGGTAACACCATCAGCCCCGAGATCGTTCAGATCAACATGAAGATCGTCTTCTGA